A window of Desulfovibrio sp. TomC genomic DNA:
GCGACGTCGGCGTTGCCGGAGAAATTGACCATGAGGCCGTAGCGCAGTTGCTGATACTTAGCCAGGAGTCCCGAGCCGGCATCGGTGAGAATGGGCGTGGCCACAATGCCCACTTCCGGCTTGGCGGCTTCGCGCAGGCAACGGCTGATCCAGTCGGGCGGCAGACGGATATCGGCATCCAGGGAGAGCAGGAAGCGGTTTTGGGCCGCGCCCAGACCGACGGCCTTGGCCCGGGCCGGCCCCTGGTTGGGTTCGAGGCGAACAAGGCGGGTCGGGGGGGCCTCGTCCGGGACGACGAACGGTGTTTGGGAGCCGTCGTCGATGACCAGCGTTTCGCGCGGCCTGACGTCCCACCCGGCCATGGAACGGAGAAGACCGGCGGCCAGGGCGTGGTCATTGTAGGTGTAGGTGATGACGGACAGGGCCAACAATCTGTTTTTCATAGGTATTATGGCTGCCGACGCAAGCGCGGCCAGTAAGAGTATTGCGTATGACGCCATGTCGGCCGGGAGATCACAACTGGCTGCCGAACATGAACAAAAGTTTAATTTTACTGTAATCTTTCATATTTGGAAAAACATTGCCCCTTGACCCGAGGTAGTCTAAACAGAAACCTTCAAATTTGATCACACAGAACAGTTCCGATACGAACCCGACAGTACAAGGTGGTGCTATGCCTCGATTTTCTGCTTTCGCTTCCTTTTTTGTCTGCCTTGGCCTGGCCTTAAGCTCTCCGGCGCTCCTGCACGCCTACTCCGTCCAAGCTGGCGACACCCCGCAATCGATCGCCAAGAAGCATAATATCTCCGTAGACGAGTTGCTCAAGGCCAACAAGAACCTCAAGCCGAGCAAAATGCTCATCGGCGACACGCTGGTCATCCCCGGGGGGACGCCGGCCAAGTCGGGCAAACCGGAGAAAGCCGAAAAGTCGGGGAAAAACCAGCCTGAGAAAGAACCGGCCCACGATACCCGCAAGGACAAGGCCTCGGCCAAATCCGAACCCCTGTCGGCCAAGGAACGGGCCGCCGAGGCCCGGGATCGGGAGAGAGAACGCAAGGCTCCCTCCGGCCATGCCGCCGCCGGTTCCTACACGGTCAAAAAGGGCGATACGTTCGGCTCCATTGCTGCGAAAAACAACACGACCACCAATGACCTGCTCAAGGCCAACAAAGGGTTAAACCCCAGCAAGTTGCACATCGGCCAGGAGATTGCCCTGCCCGGCGGCGCTGCGGGCAAGGCCGAACCGGCGGAGAAAGCCTCGACCAAGTCGGCGCCGGTCGAGAAGCCCTCTGCCAAGAGCCAGAAAACTGCCGAGCCGCAGCTTCCCACCTTCACCCATACGGTTCGCAAGGGCGACACCCCGCATTCCGTGGCCCGTCGCTATCGGATCAGCCCCCATGAACTGGCCCGGCTCAATCCCGACATGGGGAAAAAGCTGCATACCGGGCAGAAACTGGTGATTCCGGCCGCAGGCGCGGTCAAGGCAGCCGAGGCTGAGGTCGCCGCCCCTGAGGCCGAACCCGTCGCCGCTCCCGAGCGTCCGACCGCCAAGGCCCCCCGCACTCCCGAACCGGCCGACCCCACACCGACGCTGCCCGACAGCCGCGACTCGGCCGATGCCGAAGCCGCTTTTGAAAAGGGTATCGAATTCGGCAAGCAAAACAAGTTCCAAAAGGCCGTCGAATCCTTTGACAAGGCCATCAAGCTCGCTCCCAACCGGGCGGACTTTTTTGCCAGCCGCGGCCATGCCCATTACTATCTGGCCCAGTACAACAAGGCTATCGACGACTACACCAAGGCCATTGAGAAAAACCCCAACTTTGCCCTGGCCTATTCCATGCGTGGCTTGAGCCGCGCCCGCTCAGACCATTATCCCCAGGCCATCGAGGACTTCAACAAGGCGATCTCCCTCGGTCCCACCGAGGCCGATTACTACAAGGGACGGGGCTTCACCTACCTGCGCCTCAAACAGTACGGCCCCATGTGCCAGGACTATCAAAAGGCCTGCAGCCTGGGCGATTGCGAGTTGCTGGAAAGCGTCAAGAAGGAAAAGCTCTGCCAATAAGGCGGCTTCCTGGCCCATAAAAAAGCCGCGCCGGCGCTTTTTTATGGGCCAGGGCGTCGCCTCCGCCTCGGACACGGGGTCTGGAGCGGACGGTCACACCAGGGCTCAAGCGCCTGACAGCAAAGCCGCCATGACGGCGGGTACGTCTGTGCAGTCCACCGGCTGACTCATGGAGAGCCGACTCACAGCAGCTAGGCGGTGAGCATCAGCCCGGGGCCAGGCTCAAGGGAGTGGCGTCGCCGGGCATTGGCAGCCTGTTCGCCCCATCGCCACGGACCGCAACTCCCTCAAAACGAACCAGGACCCGGCATACCCCCGGCAACCGGATCATGAGCGGCCTGCTTCCTTTCGGAGGCAGGCCGCTTTTCGATTGCCGGGCCTGACAGCTTGCGCTGCCTGCGATGGCTTCTTGGCGAAGAAAGGCTGTCATTCTATAGCCATGAAAAAGTTGTTGACAGGAACAGGCTTCATGACCATTCTTTTTCTACTTCTACGACACCTCTTTGCACGCATCTTCAATTACACAATTCCGATACACCCCGAGGGAAGTTCATTTAGCAATGAATTTTACCCGTTACAAAGGAGGATAAACCATGAATACACAGACATCGAATACCGTTGAGCCAACGGATTACAGTGCGGAAATATTCGATGCCAGCGGCATCAAATTCGATGAGACCGTCGCCTGCGGCCTGTGGCAGAAAATCGTGGACCACAAGTGGATCTTGTCCGAGAAACTCGGGCGGGACGTGGGCTTCCGGGCCGCCTGTATTGATTTCCTGGATAACTTCGAGGTGGGGCATGACCTGCGCCTGGAGCGCCAGGCCGACCTTCTCGGCGAAATGGGCGCCCAGTACATCGACCGGGACATCTGGGAAACCATCTCCGATTCCCAACCCCCCAAGCAGCTCGTCCAGAAGCGCATCATCCGGCCGCTTCAGGAAGAGAACCTGTCCAAAAAACACGGCGTGGTCATCCCCAAGGCCATTATCTTCTTCGGTCCTCCCGGCACGGGAAAAACCCATTTCGTCAAAGCCATGGCTGGGTTTCTCGGCTGGTGGTTCATCGAGATTGCTCCCAGCATGCTCATGGCCGAGGGTGTGGACAGAATCGGCGCCCACCTGCGCGCCACCATGGAAAAGGCCCGCCGACTTGAGGAAGCCGTCATCTTCATCGACGAGTTCGAGGAACTCGCCGCCAGTCGGGACGAAGCCGACCGCATCGACCGGTCCATCACCAACGAGTTCCTCAAGCAGGTCCCCCTGCTCAAGAGTCAGGCGAACAAGGTGCTTTTGGTCTGCGCGACCAACTATGTCCGTCAACTGGATGCGGCCCTGCTGCGTCCCGGGCGCTTTGACTGCATCATCCCGGTGGGAGTCCTCGACGACGACGGACGGCGGACCATCCTGCAATACCACAATGCCCGGATCAATGTCGGGGATATCGACCTGGATCTCATTGTCAAAAAGACCCGGCACTTCACCCCGGCTGACCTGGAACACCTGTACCAGCTCATCGCCCAGCACGCCTTTGACCGGGAATACGAGACGGGAAAGGACTTCGCGGTGACCACGGAATGCATCATGGAGAAGATCGGCCAGGTCCGTCCTTCCCTGAGCGACGAAGTGATGACCCAGTTCCAGGAGGACGTTTTGACCTATTCACGGTATTAAGACCGACGACTTGGCGACTCCGCAAAGAGTCCCTGCCTGCTGGGAATAGTGTCGGACAAGAAAAAAGGGTTTACTGCATTTCTGCGGTAAACCCTTGAATTCTCTTTATGTACCTGCATTCCCCGAAATCTGGCATTCCCTGCACACGATATCCCCCGCCCTCCACGCTTCCTGTTTATAGCTCACCCCGTCTTGAATCGTGACCACTCTCGGGGTACTAGAGCAATAAGGGCCAGAAGTACTCCGGCGGCCCACACCCCACGGAGGAACGACATAATGCCTGCCCGCAACTCGCTTTTTTTCTTGCGCTGCGCTGCGCTGGCCCTCTTGGCCATGCTGGCCGCTGTGTCCGTCTCGGCCCAGGAAGTCAGCGGTACGCTGGGTTCGCCAAGTGCGACCACCACCATCAGTGGTAAGCAGCTTCCGCCGCCTGATCCAAAATTCGGCGGTGTGATCAGGGAAAAAGCCTCGGAGTCAAAAGCTTGGTGGCCGCCACGCGTGGTGCCGCCCAAGGGCGCACCCAACGTGCTGCTTATCATGACGGATGACCAGGGTTTTGGCGCACCAAGTACCTTCGGCGGCGTCATACCCACTCCTGCCATGGACCGCATCGCACGGTCTGGGCTGCGTTATACAAATTTCCATTCGACAGCCTTGTGCTCGCCGACTCGAGCGGCACTGATTACGGGCCGCAACCATCACTCCGTGGGCTTCGGGGTGGTTGATGAAATAGCGACCGGGTTCCCAGGCTACGACTCGATCATCCCGATTGAGAAAGGCACCGTGGGCACCATCCTCAAAGAGAATGGTTACGCCACGTCCTGGTTCGGCAAGGACCACAACACGCCGTCGTATCAGTCGAGCCAAGCCGGGCCGTTCAATCAATGGCCCAACGGCATGGGCTTCGAGTATTTCTACGGCTTCGTCGGCGGCGACGCCAGCCAGTGGCAGCCGAACCTGTTCCGCAACACAACGGCCATTTATCCCTTCCTGGACAATCCGGGCTGGAATTTGGAGACGGCGATGGCGGATGAAGCCATCCAACACATCAAGGAGCTCAAGGAGATCGCTCCTGGCAAGCCTTGGTTCGTCTATTACGTGCCGGGCGCAACCCATGCGCCGCACCACCCCACGCCCGAGTGGATCAAGAAGATCAGCGACATGCACCTCTTTGACGAGGGCTGGAACAAAGTGCGGGAGACCATCTTCGCCAATCAGAAGCGCCTGGGCATCATGCCTGCGGACGCCAAGCTGACGCCATGGCCGGAGGGGCTGCCGCAGTGGGATACGCTGAGCCTGGAGGAGAAAAAACTCTTCATCAAGCAAGCGGATGTTTACGGAGCCTACCTCGCCTATGCAGACAATGAGATAGGACGGGTCATCCAGGCCGTCGAAAATCTTGGCGAACTCGACAACACTTTGATCATCTATATTGGCGGCGACAACGGCGCGAGCGCCGAGGGCATGCTCAACGGCACGCCAAACGAATTTACCACGTTCAATGGCGTTTCCGTGCCGGTCAAGGACCAGTTCCTCTGGTACCCGTTCTGGGGGTCGGAACGGACCTTCCCGCACTTCGCGGCGGGCTGGGCGTGGGCGATGGACACGCCGTTTAAGTGGGTTAAGCAGGTACCCTCCCACTTCGGCGGAACAGCTCAGGGCGTTGTCATGTCCTGGCCCGGGCACATCCCGGAGGCGGGAGGCGTTCGCCACCAGTTCCATCATGTCATCGACATCGTGCCGACCATCCTCGAAGCGACTGGCATTCCGGCACCAGACACCATTAACGGCATTGAACAGCGCCCCATCGAAGGCGTGAGCATGGCTTATACCTGGGACCAAGCGAATGCCAAGGCTCCGACCCGACACACGACGCAATACTTTGAGATGCTCGGCAATCGCGCCATCTACCACGACGGTTGGGTGGCGGCCACGACGCCGGCAACGCTCCCGTGGGAACTGAGCAACAAGACGCCCCCGGATGTGATTACCGGGTACAACTGGGAGCTCTACAACGTCCGGGAGGACCCCACCCAGTTCAATGATCTAGGCGCCAAGATGCCGGAGAAGCTCAAGGAAATGGAGAGCCTCTTTTACGCCGAGGCGAAGAAGTACAACGTGCTGCCGCTCGACG
This region includes:
- a CDS encoding LysM peptidoglycan-binding domain-containing protein — translated: MPRFSAFASFFVCLGLALSSPALLHAYSVQAGDTPQSIAKKHNISVDELLKANKNLKPSKMLIGDTLVIPGGTPAKSGKPEKAEKSGKNQPEKEPAHDTRKDKASAKSEPLSAKERAAEARDRERERKAPSGHAAAGSYTVKKGDTFGSIAAKNNTTTNDLLKANKGLNPSKLHIGQEIALPGGAAGKAEPAEKASTKSAPVEKPSAKSQKTAEPQLPTFTHTVRKGDTPHSVARRYRISPHELARLNPDMGKKLHTGQKLVIPAAGAVKAAEAEVAAPEAEPVAAPERPTAKAPRTPEPADPTPTLPDSRDSADAEAAFEKGIEFGKQNKFQKAVESFDKAIKLAPNRADFFASRGHAHYYLAQYNKAIDDYTKAIEKNPNFALAYSMRGLSRARSDHYPQAIEDFNKAISLGPTEADYYKGRGFTYLRLKQYGPMCQDYQKACSLGDCELLESVKKEKLCQ
- a CDS encoding ATP-binding protein → MNTQTSNTVEPTDYSAEIFDASGIKFDETVACGLWQKIVDHKWILSEKLGRDVGFRAACIDFLDNFEVGHDLRLERQADLLGEMGAQYIDRDIWETISDSQPPKQLVQKRIIRPLQEENLSKKHGVVIPKAIIFFGPPGTGKTHFVKAMAGFLGWWFIEIAPSMLMAEGVDRIGAHLRATMEKARRLEEAVIFIDEFEELAASRDEADRIDRSITNEFLKQVPLLKSQANKVLLVCATNYVRQLDAALLRPGRFDCIIPVGVLDDDGRRTILQYHNARINVGDIDLDLIVKKTRHFTPADLEHLYQLIAQHAFDREYETGKDFAVTTECIMEKIGQVRPSLSDEVMTQFQEDVLTYSRY
- a CDS encoding arylsulfatase, which codes for MPARNSLFFLRCAALALLAMLAAVSVSAQEVSGTLGSPSATTTISGKQLPPPDPKFGGVIREKASESKAWWPPRVVPPKGAPNVLLIMTDDQGFGAPSTFGGVIPTPAMDRIARSGLRYTNFHSTALCSPTRAALITGRNHHSVGFGVVDEIATGFPGYDSIIPIEKGTVGTILKENGYATSWFGKDHNTPSYQSSQAGPFNQWPNGMGFEYFYGFVGGDASQWQPNLFRNTTAIYPFLDNPGWNLETAMADEAIQHIKELKEIAPGKPWFVYYVPGATHAPHHPTPEWIKKISDMHLFDEGWNKVRETIFANQKRLGIMPADAKLTPWPEGLPQWDTLSLEEKKLFIKQADVYGAYLAYADNEIGRVIQAVENLGELDNTLIIYIGGDNGASAEGMLNGTPNEFTTFNGVSVPVKDQFLWYPFWGSERTFPHFAAGWAWAMDTPFKWVKQVPSHFGGTAQGVVMSWPGHIPEAGGVRHQFHHVIDIVPTILEATGIPAPDTINGIEQRPIEGVSMAYTWDQANAKAPTRHTTQYFEMLGNRAIYHDGWVAATTPATLPWELSNKTPPDVITGYNWELYNVREDPTQFNDLGAKMPEKLKEMESLFYAEAKKYNVLPLDDTTLARWNTPRPSLTAGRTEFTYSGELTGVPASAAPDILDKSYTITAEVEIPEGGAEGMIVTQGGRFGGYGLFLSKGELGIGRSKPVFLYNLLDLKRTTWEGPELGSGKHTIVFDFKSDGPGLGKGGTGVLSVDGKEVARNSMEHTIPVTFPEDETFDVGQDTRTPLALIEYRYDVPFKFTGKIDKLTFKLEPFAPEQRAAAGGSS